The following are encoded together in the Salmonella enterica subsp. enterica serovar Choleraesuis genome:
- a CDS encoding citrate transporter (possible pseudo, internal stop codon) — protein sequence MLTSALFIPTLIILLTLVLWATSALPEFITALIFFALAAMCKVVPPEVLFSGFASSAFWLVFSGFVLGIAIRKTGLADRVAYSISGRLDKRWWRMVASVVLLSYGLAFVMPSNMGRIALLMPIVAAMARRAGIEDGSRAWFGLALAVGFGTFQLSATILPANVPNLVMSGAAEGAYDIHLSYLPYLLLHTPVLAWLKGSLLVVLICWMFPGNPQPPKDKQVPGPMSGDEKRLAWLLVAVLGLWVTGSWHGIGAAWVGLAAACITLLPRVGFINGEEFAAGVNIRTCLYVAGILGLAACVTYAGLGQLAGDKLLTVMPLDPQRPFSSFAALTGITTALNFMMTANGVPALYTTFAESFSQATGFPVL from the coding sequence GTGCTTACCTCTGCGCTATTTATTCCTACGCTAATCATCCTTCTGACCCTGGTTCTCTGGGCCACGTCGGCATTGCCGGAATTTATTACGGCGCTGATATTTTTCGCTCTGGCTGCCATGTGTAAGGTGGTTCCGCCGGAGGTACTGTTCAGTGGTTTTGCCTCTTCCGCATTCTGGCTGGTGTTCTCGGGTTTTGTCCTGGGGATTGCTATCCGTAAAACCGGTCTGGCGGATCGAGTGGCTTATTCCATCTCCGGACGTCTGGATAAGCGCTGGTGGAGGATGGTCGCGAGCGTGGTGCTATTAAGCTATGGGTTGGCGTTTGTGATGCCCTCCAATATGGGGCGGATAGCTCTGTTAATGCCGATTGTGGCGGCAATGGCTCGACGGGCCGGAATTGAGGATGGCTCCCGTGCCTGGTTTGGGCTGGCGCTGGCCGTAGGCTTTGGTACCTTCCAACTGTCGGCGACTATTTTGCCTGCCAACGTTCCCAATCTGGTGATGAGCGGGGCTGCGGAGGGCGCTTACGATATCCATCTTAGCTATCTCCCCTATCTGCTGCTTCACACACCGGTACTGGCATGGCTTAAAGGCTCTTTGTTGGTAGTGCTTATCTGCTGGATGTTTCCCGGCAATCCGCAACCGCCTAAAGATAAGCAGGTGCCTGGCCCTATGAGTGGGGATGAAAAGCGGCTCGCCTGGTTGCTGGTGGCGGTACTTGGGCTATGGGTAACTGGAAGCTGGCACGGTATTGGAGCGGCCTGGGTCGGTTTAGCGGCGGCCTGCATCACTTTGCTTCCGCGCGTAGGGTTCATCAACGGTGAGGAGTTTGCTGCGGGCGTTAATATTCGTACCTGCCTGTATGTGGCGGGAATCCTCGGACTTGCGGCCTGCGTGACTTATGCCGGATTAGGTCAGCTAGCCGGAGATAAACTGCTCACCGTTATGCCGCTGGATCCACAGCGGCCATTTAGCAGTTTTGCGGCGCTGACCGGTATCACTACCGCGCTGAATTTTATGATGACGGCTAATGGGGTTCCGGCTCTCTACACCACCTTTGCCGAGAGCTTTTCTCAGGCAACGGGTTTCCCGGTTTTATAG
- a CDS encoding hypothetical protein (possible pseudo, internal stop codon): protein MIQVLGYSTPLLPYQASPIVVAMAMGRVPARMGLKLCLALAVLTWLFLLPLDYGWFRLLGML, encoded by the coding sequence ATGATTCAGGTACTTGGTTACTCCACTCCGCTGCTGCCTTATCAGGCCTCGCCTATTGTAGTGGCTATGGCGATGGGTAGGGTTCCGGCTCGGATGGGGCTGAAGCTGTGCCTGGCGCTGGCTGTTTTAACCTGGCTATTTCTACTGCCGCTGGATTACGGATGGTTCCGGCTGCTTGGGATGCTATGA
- the tpiA gene encoding triosephosphate isomerase encodes MRHPLVMGNWKLNGSKQMVNELIAGLRHELAGVDGCGVAIAPPLMYLPLAKQAAGGSHIALGAQDVDLNQSGAFTGEISATMLKDVGAKYIIIGHSERRTYHHESDELIAKKFAVLKEQGLVPVLCIGETEAENEAGKTEEVCARQIDAVLKTQGAAAFEGVVIAYEPVWAIGTGKSATPAQAQAVHKFIRDHIAKADAKIAEQVIIQYGGSVNAGNAAELFTQPDIDGALVGGASLKADAFAVIIKAAAAAKKA; translated from the coding sequence ATGCGACATCCTTTAGTGATGGGTAACTGGAAACTGAACGGCAGCAAACAGATGGTTAACGAACTGATTGCTGGCCTGCGCCACGAACTGGCTGGCGTTGACGGCTGCGGCGTCGCCATCGCACCACCGCTGATGTACCTGCCACTGGCTAAACAGGCCGCAGGCGGCAGCCACATCGCTCTGGGCGCTCAGGACGTTGACCTGAACCAGTCCGGTGCCTTCACCGGTGAAATCTCCGCAACCATGCTCAAAGACGTGGGAGCTAAATACATCATCATCGGCCACTCCGAACGCCGTACTTATCACCACGAATCAGACGAACTGATCGCGAAAAAATTCGCCGTTCTGAAAGAACAGGGCCTGGTTCCGGTTCTGTGTATCGGTGAAACCGAAGCAGAAAACGAAGCGGGTAAAACTGAAGAAGTCTGTGCACGTCAGATCGATGCCGTTCTGAAAACTCAGGGCGCCGCCGCGTTTGAAGGCGTTGTTATTGCTTACGAGCCAGTTTGGGCTATCGGTACCGGCAAATCAGCAACCCCAGCACAGGCTCAGGCTGTGCATAAATTCATCCGCGACCACATCGCTAAAGCCGATGCTAAAATCGCTGAGCAGGTTATCATCCAGTACGGCGGTTCCGTAAACGCGGGCAACGCTGCGGAGCTGTTCACTCAGCCGGATATCGATGGTGCTCTGGTTGGCGGCGCATCTCTTAAAGCTGATGCTTTTGCAGTTATTATCAAAGCGGCTGCCGCTGCGAAAAAAGCCTGA